From Cellulomonas chengniuliangii, the proteins below share one genomic window:
- a CDS encoding solute symporter family protein, whose protein sequence is MSARVMAAAETAQIGDPAVNIGIFLAFVAVTLVVVFRASKSNRSAADYYAAGRSFTGPQNGTAIAGDYLSAASFLGICGAIAINGYDGFLYSIGFLVAWLVALLLVAELMRNTGKFTMADVLSFRLKQRPVRMAAALATLAVVFFYLLAQMAGAGGLVALLLGIESSAGQGLVIAIVGALMILYVLVGGMKGTTWVQIIKAVLLIAGAGIMTIWVLGNFGMDFSAVLQGAIDQAGPDGEALIEPGKQYGATSMTRLNFLSLALALVLGTAGLPHVLMRFYTVPSAKEARRSVVWAIWLIGIFYLFTLVLGYGAGALVGPDAIRSAPGGVNSAAPLLAFELGGTVLLGLISAVAFATILAVVAGLTITAAASFAHDIYASVIKDGKVEPDKEVRVARITVVVIGLLAIVGGIFANGQNVAFLVALAFAVAASANLPTILYSLFWKRFNTSGALWSMYGGLISCIALIALSPVVSGKVDPTTGLSLSMIKDTSVDFAIIPLENPGLISIPLAFVLGIVGTFLSKTPAAPGKFAEMEVRSLTGAGAEKATPH, encoded by the coding sequence CCAAGTCGAACCGCAGCGCCGCCGACTACTACGCGGCGGGCCGCTCCTTCACCGGCCCCCAGAACGGCACCGCGATCGCCGGGGACTACCTGTCGGCGGCGAGCTTCCTGGGGATCTGCGGGGCGATCGCCATCAACGGGTACGACGGGTTCCTCTACTCGATCGGCTTCCTCGTGGCGTGGCTCGTCGCGCTGCTCCTGGTCGCCGAGCTCATGCGCAACACCGGCAAGTTCACGATGGCGGACGTGCTGTCGTTCCGCCTCAAGCAGCGCCCGGTGCGGATGGCGGCGGCGCTCGCGACGCTCGCGGTCGTCTTCTTCTACCTGCTCGCGCAGATGGCCGGCGCCGGCGGGCTCGTCGCGCTGCTGCTCGGCATCGAGAGCAGCGCGGGCCAAGGCCTTGTCATCGCGATCGTCGGCGCGCTGATGATCCTGTACGTTCTGGTCGGCGGGATGAAGGGCACCACGTGGGTGCAGATCATCAAGGCGGTGCTGCTGATCGCGGGCGCGGGCATCATGACGATCTGGGTCCTGGGCAACTTCGGCATGGACTTCTCGGCGGTGCTCCAGGGCGCCATCGACCAGGCGGGGCCTGACGGCGAGGCGTTGATCGAGCCGGGCAAGCAGTACGGCGCCACGTCGATGACCCGGCTGAACTTCCTGTCGCTCGCGTTGGCCCTGGTGCTCGGCACCGCGGGCCTGCCGCACGTGCTGATGCGCTTCTACACCGTGCCGAGCGCCAAGGAGGCCCGGCGCAGCGTGGTGTGGGCGATCTGGCTGATCGGCATCTTCTACCTGTTCACGCTCGTCCTCGGCTACGGCGCGGGGGCGCTGGTGGGGCCCGATGCGATCCGGTCGGCGCCTGGCGGGGTGAACTCCGCGGCGCCGCTCCTCGCCTTCGAGCTCGGCGGGACGGTGCTGCTGGGCCTCATCTCGGCGGTGGCGTTCGCGACGATCCTCGCCGTGGTGGCAGGGCTGACGATCACGGCGGCCGCCTCGTTCGCGCACGATATCTACGCCTCGGTCATCAAGGACGGGAAGGTCGAGCCGGACAAGGAGGTCCGGGTCGCCCGGATCACCGTGGTGGTGATCGGCCTGCTCGCCATCGTGGGGGGCATCTTCGCGAACGGCCAGAACGTGGCCTTCCTCGTCGCGCTGGCGTTCGCCGTCGCGGCGAGCGCGAACCTGCCGACCATCCTGTACTCGCTGTTCTGGAAGCGGTTCAACACGTCCGGGGCGCTGTGGAGCATGTATGGCGGCCTGATCTCCTGCATCGCGCTGATCGCGCTGTCGCCGGTGGTGTCCGGCAAGGTCGACCCCACCACCGGGCTGAGCCTGTCGATGATCAAGGACACGTCGGTGGACTTCGCGATCATCCCGCTGGAGAACCCGGGCCTGATCTCGATCCCGCTGGCCTTCGTGCTCGGCATCGTCGGCACATTCCTCAGCAAGACGCCGGCAGCCCCGGGCAAGTTCGCCGAGATGGAGGTCCGCTCGCTCACGGGCGCCGGCGCCGAGAAGGCGACGCCGCACTGA
- a CDS encoding class I SAM-dependent methyltransferase, producing the protein MDSEDRLAEAGYRDVPDEAGGRAGRRWWDANAAEYLDEHGAFLGPDEFCWCPEGVREADARLLGDVTGARVLEVGSGAAQCSRWLLRHGAAQVVATDVSAGMLAAGARYDEAIGVRTPMAQADARALPFADSSFDVAFTAFGAIPFVPDAARVHREVARVLRPGGRWVFSVTHPLRWAFPDDPGAGGLTATRSYFDRRPYVELGASGNVLYAEYHRTLGDHIGDVVAAGLVLDRLVEPEWPAGHDRTWGGWGPVRGERLPGTAIFVTHLPG; encoded by the coding sequence ATGGATTCCGAAGACAGGCTCGCAGAAGCGGGCTATCGCGACGTTCCCGACGAGGCCGGCGGCCGGGCCGGACGGCGCTGGTGGGACGCGAACGCCGCCGAGTACCTCGACGAGCACGGGGCCTTCCTCGGCCCCGACGAGTTCTGCTGGTGCCCCGAGGGCGTGCGGGAGGCTGACGCGCGCCTGCTGGGCGACGTGACGGGGGCCCGCGTCCTCGAGGTGGGCTCGGGCGCGGCGCAGTGCTCCCGCTGGCTGCTGCGCCACGGGGCCGCGCAGGTCGTGGCCACCGACGTCTCCGCCGGCATGCTGGCCGCCGGCGCCCGCTACGACGAGGCCATCGGGGTCCGCACCCCCATGGCGCAGGCGGACGCACGGGCCCTGCCGTTCGCCGACAGCTCGTTCGACGTCGCCTTCACCGCCTTCGGGGCGATCCCGTTCGTCCCCGACGCCGCCCGGGTGCACCGGGAGGTCGCGCGCGTGCTGCGACCCGGCGGCCGATGGGTCTTCTCGGTGACCCATCCGCTGCGCTGGGCCTTCCCCGACGACCCGGGCGCCGGCGGGCTCACCGCGACGCGGTCCTACTTCGACCGCAGGCCCTACGTCGAGCTCGGGGCCTCGGGGAACGTGCTGTACGCCGAGTACCACCGCACGCTCGGGGACCACATCGGCGACGTCGTGGCCGCGGGCCTGGTGCTCGACCGGCTGGTCGAGCCCGAGTGGCCCGCGGGCCACGATCGCACATGGGGCGGCTGGGGCCCGGTGCGCGGGGAGCGCCTGCCCGGGACGGCGATCTTCGTGACCCACCTCCCGGGCTGA
- a CDS encoding ABC transporter substrate-binding protein: protein MKTFLRVAAPGAVLALALTGCAASDRDADAAQTETGGARDTFVFAASSDPASLDPAFANDGETFRVARQIFEGLVGTVPGTADPAPLLAESWDVADDGLEYTFHLKEGVSFHDGTDFDADAVCFNFDRWNNFTGVMQSESLSYYWQKVNGGFASSDVPGLDGTGKYESCEATDPATAVIRLASPLPELVSALSLPSFSMQSPTALEKYDADGVSGGEEAPVLPEYATAHPTGTGPYVFESWSPGEQVVLASNPDYWGETGQIKKIVFTVISDATARRQALQAGDIDGYDLVGPADVDALASAGFQIVNRDPFNVLYLAMNQANPELTDVRVRQAIAHAIDKKSLVAQTLPEGTEVATNFVPPAVDGWNADVPTYDYDPEKAKALLAEAGKSNLTIDFNYPTNVSRPYMPTPEQVFTAISADLAAVGITVNPVPEPWSPEYLDRMQGTPDHGIHLLGWTGDYNDTYNFIGVFFGAPANEWGFDDPALFKAIGDARYQADKEAQTAAYAAANAQIMELLPGIPLAHPVPSLAFKADIHGYPASPVQDEVYNVITIGD, encoded by the coding sequence GTGAAGACCTTCCTAAGGGTCGCCGCACCGGGCGCAGTGCTGGCGCTGGCACTGACCGGATGCGCCGCCAGCGACCGTGACGCCGATGCGGCCCAGACGGAGACGGGAGGCGCCCGTGACACGTTCGTCTTCGCGGCCTCCTCCGACCCCGCTTCGCTGGACCCCGCGTTCGCCAACGACGGCGAGACGTTCCGGGTCGCCCGGCAGATCTTCGAAGGGCTCGTGGGAACCGTGCCGGGAACGGCCGACCCGGCCCCCCTGCTCGCTGAGTCGTGGGACGTGGCCGACGACGGCCTCGAGTACACGTTCCACCTGAAGGAGGGCGTCTCCTTCCACGACGGCACGGACTTCGACGCGGACGCCGTCTGCTTCAACTTCGACCGCTGGAACAACTTCACGGGTGTGATGCAGTCGGAGAGCCTGTCGTACTACTGGCAGAAGGTGAACGGCGGCTTCGCGTCGAGCGACGTCCCCGGCCTCGACGGCACCGGGAAGTACGAGAGCTGTGAGGCCACCGACCCGGCCACGGCCGTGATCCGCCTCGCGAGCCCGCTGCCGGAGCTGGTGTCGGCGCTGTCGCTGCCCTCCTTCTCGATGCAGTCGCCGACCGCGCTCGAGAAGTACGACGCCGACGGCGTCAGCGGCGGCGAGGAGGCGCCGGTGCTGCCGGAGTACGCAACGGCGCACCCGACGGGCACCGGCCCGTACGTCTTCGAGAGCTGGAGCCCCGGCGAGCAGGTCGTCCTGGCCTCCAACCCGGACTACTGGGGCGAGACGGGCCAGATCAAGAAGATCGTCTTCACGGTGATCTCCGACGCGACCGCGCGGCGCCAGGCGCTGCAGGCCGGCGACATCGACGGCTACGACCTGGTCGGGCCGGCGGACGTGGACGCTCTCGCGAGCGCCGGCTTCCAGATCGTCAACCGCGACCCGTTCAACGTCCTCTACCTGGCGATGAACCAGGCCAACCCCGAGCTGACGGATGTGCGCGTGCGGCAGGCGATCGCCCACGCGATCGACAAGAAGTCGCTGGTCGCGCAGACGCTGCCCGAGGGCACCGAGGTCGCCACGAACTTCGTCCCGCCGGCCGTTGACGGGTGGAACGCGGACGTGCCCACCTACGACTACGACCCGGAGAAGGCCAAGGCCCTGCTCGCGGAGGCGGGGAAGTCGAACCTGACGATCGACTTCAACTACCCGACCAACGTGTCCCGGCCGTACATGCCGACCCCCGAGCAGGTCTTCACCGCGATCTCGGCCGACCTCGCGGCCGTCGGCATCACAGTGAACCCGGTGCCCGAGCCGTGGAGCCCGGAGTACCTGGACCGGATGCAGGGCACTCCCGACCACGGCATCCACCTGCTGGGCTGGACCGGCGACTACAACGACACCTACAACTTCATCGGCGTGTTCTTCGGCGCTCCGGCGAACGAGTGGGGCTTCGACGACCCGGCGCTCTTCAAGGCCATCGGCGACGCTCGGTACCAGGCGGACAAGGAGGCCCAGACGGCCGCCTACGCGGCCGCCAACGCGCAGATCATGGAGCTGCTCCCCGGCATCCCGCTCGCGCACCCGGTGCCCTCCCTCGCGTTCAAGGCCGACATCCACGGGTACCCGGCGTCGCCGGTCCAGGACGAGGTCTACAACGTGATCACCATCGGCGACTGA
- a CDS encoding ABC transporter permease — protein sequence MTRLVLRRTALLVPTLLGLSILLFLWVRALPGGPATALLGERATPEAVDRINALYGFDRPVLQQYTGYLGQLLQGNFGVSTRTGRPVLDEFLARFPATIELTILALVIAVGVGIPLGYLAARRQGSLVDSGTVVVSLLGVTIPVFFLAFLLKWLFAVQLGWFPSAGRQDPTMVATHPTGFYVLDGLLTREFDASWDAVMHLVLPALALGSIPLAIITRITRSSVLEVQGADYVRTARAKGLGRVRLRNRVILRNAMLPVSTTIGLQVGLLLSGAVLTETVFAYPGIGSFLAQAVFNLDYAVLQGFILIIAIVYAVVNLAVDVSYGLIDPRMRTR from the coding sequence ATGACCCGACTCGTCCTGCGGCGCACGGCGCTGCTCGTCCCGACCCTGCTCGGGTTGTCGATCCTGCTGTTCTTGTGGGTGCGCGCACTCCCAGGAGGGCCTGCCACGGCCCTCCTGGGGGAGCGCGCCACACCCGAGGCCGTCGATCGGATCAACGCCCTGTACGGGTTCGACCGCCCGGTGCTGCAGCAGTACACCGGCTATCTCGGCCAGTTGCTGCAGGGCAACTTCGGGGTCTCCACCAGGACCGGCCGCCCGGTCCTGGACGAGTTCCTCGCGCGATTCCCGGCGACGATCGAGCTCACGATCCTCGCCCTGGTGATCGCCGTCGGCGTCGGCATCCCGCTCGGCTACCTCGCCGCCCGGCGGCAGGGCAGCCTGGTGGACTCCGGGACGGTGGTGGTCTCGCTGCTCGGCGTCACCATCCCCGTGTTCTTCCTCGCGTTCCTGCTCAAGTGGCTGTTCGCCGTGCAGCTCGGCTGGTTCCCCTCGGCGGGCCGCCAGGACCCGACCATGGTCGCCACCCATCCGACCGGGTTCTACGTGCTCGACGGCCTGCTGACCCGCGAGTTCGACGCGAGCTGGGACGCGGTCATGCACCTGGTGCTGCCGGCGCTGGCCCTCGGCTCGATCCCGCTCGCGATCATCACGCGGATCACCCGGTCCTCGGTGCTCGAGGTGCAGGGCGCCGACTACGTCCGCACCGCGCGCGCCAAGGGCTTGGGACGCGTCAGGCTGCGCAACCGCGTCATCCTGCGCAACGCGATGCTGCCGGTCTCCACGACGATCGGCCTGCAGGTCGGGCTGCTGCTGTCTGGGGCGGTGCTCACCGAGACGGTGTTCGCCTACCCGGGAATCGGCAGCTTCCTGGCACAGGCGGTCTTCAACCTCGACTACGCGGTGCTGCAGGGGTTCATCCTCATCATCGCGATCGTCTACGCGGTGGTGAACCTCGCCGTCGACGTCTCCTACGGCCTGATCGACCCCAGGATGAGGACCCGATGA
- a CDS encoding ABC transporter permease, with the protein MSAIETPEALAPASGAPAPSDHAGDSAWRAAARRLRRNPGAIAGAAIVLVFLAVATFAPWIAPFDAGELPGRSQVRPTFIPGPSAEHPLGLDRYGADLFSQLVWGARASLLIGVLSTLVGLLGGIMLGVLAGGLGGWVDTATMRLVDLMLSVPSLLLAVSIAALIGQSATAVIIAIGVVQVPIFARLLRGSMLAQRGQDYVLAASSLGLSRRTVTMSHVLPNSISPVIVQATLMLATAVIEAAALSFLGLGGGAPTAAEWGRMLTAAQNELEVAPRLALWPGACIAVTALGFTLFGEALREALDPRTRKR; encoded by the coding sequence ATGAGCGCGATCGAGACCCCCGAGGCCCTCGCCCCGGCGAGCGGCGCCCCGGCGCCGTCCGACCACGCGGGAGACTCCGCGTGGCGCGCTGCGGCCCGCAGGCTGCGGCGCAACCCCGGCGCCATCGCGGGCGCCGCGATCGTTCTGGTCTTCCTGGCGGTCGCGACGTTCGCCCCCTGGATCGCACCATTCGACGCGGGCGAGCTCCCCGGCCGCAGCCAGGTGCGGCCCACGTTCATCCCCGGGCCGTCGGCCGAGCACCCGCTGGGACTCGACCGGTACGGCGCGGACCTGTTCTCCCAGCTGGTCTGGGGCGCGCGCGCCTCGCTGCTGATCGGCGTGCTGTCCACCCTCGTCGGACTGCTCGGCGGCATCATGCTCGGGGTGCTCGCCGGTGGGCTCGGAGGCTGGGTGGACACCGCGACGATGCGGCTGGTCGACCTGATGCTCTCGGTGCCGAGCCTGCTGCTCGCCGTGTCGATCGCCGCCCTGATCGGCCAGTCCGCGACCGCGGTGATCATCGCCATCGGCGTGGTGCAGGTGCCGATCTTCGCCCGGTTGCTGCGCGGATCGATGCTGGCCCAGCGCGGCCAGGACTACGTGCTCGCGGCGTCGTCGCTCGGGTTGAGCCGGCGCACCGTGACCATGAGCCACGTGCTGCCCAACAGCATCTCGCCGGTGATCGTCCAGGCCACCCTCATGCTCGCCACGGCGGTCATCGAGGCGGCTGCGCTGTCGTTCCTGGGGCTCGGGGGCGGGGCGCCGACGGCGGCGGAATGGGGCCGGATGCTCACCGCGGCGCAGAACGAGCTCGAGGTGGCGCCCCGCCTGGCGCTGTGGCCGGGGGCGTGCATCGCGGTCACGGCGCTCGGGTTCACGTTGTTCGGCGAGGCGCTCCGCGAGGCGCTCGACCCACGGACGAGGAAGCGGTGA
- a CDS encoding dipeptide ABC transporter ATP-binding protein, whose amino-acid sequence MGVTTRTEAQPLLSVRGLEVAFTSDSGRTVAVTGVDLDVHPGETVAIVGESGSGKSTTAAAVIGLLASNGAVTAGSVRFDGQDLTAAGPGAVARLRGVEIGMVPQDPMSNLNPLQRVGTQVVEALEAGGVARGRAARARAVELLEEAGLPDAEVRARQYPHEFSGGMRQRALIAIGLACRPRLLIADEPTSALDVTVQRTILDRLTGLTSELGTAVLLITHDLGLAAERADRVVVMYRGQIVEQGPAHDLLRDPQHEYTRRLLAAAPSLAARRIEIAKAEGDEAALAEDLLVVGARDEPQAAAEAPDAIVEVSHVSKVYRLRGARMLSRSASFTAVDDVSLSVPRGRTLAVVGESGSGKSTLAKMMLALVEPTSGSITFDGELVGGADRAAEVAFRRRVQPIFQDPYSSLDPLFTVYRTIEEPLRAHGVGDGASRRARVEELLDEVSLPVDVLRRYPAELSGGQRQRVAIARALALHPELVVCDEAVSALDVIVQAQILRLLADLQRRLGLSYLFISHDLAVVRQIADTVCVMQNGAVVEHGPVDAVFDTPQTDYTRTLLAAIPGRGLELATGPR is encoded by the coding sequence ATGGGCGTGACCACGCGGACGGAGGCTCAGCCGTTGCTGAGCGTGCGAGGGCTCGAGGTGGCGTTCACCTCCGACTCGGGGCGGACGGTCGCGGTCACCGGCGTCGACCTAGACGTGCACCCTGGCGAGACCGTCGCGATCGTGGGGGAGTCCGGATCGGGGAAGTCGACGACCGCGGCCGCCGTGATCGGGCTGCTCGCCTCGAACGGAGCGGTGACCGCCGGCAGCGTCCGGTTCGACGGACAGGACCTCACGGCTGCCGGGCCCGGGGCGGTGGCGCGCCTCCGCGGCGTCGAGATCGGCATGGTCCCGCAGGACCCGATGTCCAACCTGAACCCGCTGCAGCGCGTCGGCACGCAGGTGGTCGAGGCCCTCGAGGCTGGTGGGGTGGCACGGGGCCGCGCCGCCCGGGCGAGGGCCGTGGAGCTGCTCGAGGAGGCTGGACTGCCGGACGCGGAGGTCCGGGCCCGGCAGTACCCGCACGAGTTCTCGGGCGGCATGCGGCAGCGGGCGTTGATCGCGATCGGCCTCGCCTGCCGCCCGCGCCTGCTCATCGCGGACGAGCCGACCTCCGCGCTCGACGTCACTGTGCAGCGCACGATCCTCGACCGGCTCACCGGCCTGACGTCCGAGCTCGGGACGGCGGTGCTGCTCATCACGCACGACCTGGGCCTGGCCGCCGAGCGGGCGGACCGCGTCGTGGTCATGTACCGCGGCCAGATCGTGGAGCAGGGGCCGGCGCACGACCTGCTGCGGGACCCGCAGCACGAGTACACCCGGCGGCTGCTGGCCGCGGCGCCGTCCCTGGCCGCCCGCCGGATCGAGATCGCCAAGGCCGAGGGCGACGAGGCGGCGCTGGCCGAGGACCTGCTCGTGGTGGGGGCGCGCGACGAGCCCCAGGCAGCGGCGGAGGCCCCTGACGCCATCGTCGAGGTCTCGCACGTCAGCAAGGTCTACCGGCTTCGCGGGGCCCGCATGCTGTCCCGATCGGCATCGTTCACCGCGGTGGACGACGTGAGCCTGTCGGTGCCGCGCGGCCGCACCCTCGCCGTGGTGGGGGAGTCGGGCTCGGGGAAGTCCACGCTCGCGAAGATGATGCTGGCCCTCGTGGAGCCGACGTCGGGCTCGATCACCTTCGACGGCGAGCTCGTGGGCGGCGCCGACAGGGCTGCCGAGGTCGCGTTCCGGCGGCGCGTGCAGCCCATCTTCCAGGACCCCTACTCGTCGCTCGACCCCCTGTTCACCGTCTACCGCACCATCGAGGAGCCGCTGCGCGCGCATGGCGTGGGGGACGGCGCGTCGCGCAGGGCCCGGGTCGAGGAGCTGCTCGACGAGGTGTCCCTGCCCGTCGACGTGCTGCGCCGGTACCCGGCCGAGCTCTCCGGCGGGCAGCGCCAGCGTGTCGCGATCGCCCGTGCGCTCGCGCTGCACCCCGAGCTGGTGGTGTGCGACGAGGCGGTGTCGGCGCTCGACGTGATCGTGCAGGCGCAGATCCTGCGGCTGCTCGCCGACCTGCAGCGCAGGCTGGGGCTGAGCTATCTGTTCATCAGCCACGACCTGGCCGTGGTGCGCCAGATCGCCGACACGGTCTGCGTGATGCAGAACGGCGCCGTGGTCGAGCACGGTCCTGTGGACGCCGTGTTCGACACCCCCCAGACCGACTACACGCGCACGCTGCTCGCGGCCATCCCGGGGCGGGGCCTGGAGTTGGCGACCGGTCCGCGGTGA
- a CDS encoding 6-phosphofructokinase, with product MRVGLLTGGGDVPGLNAAIRAVVKRGEGEHGHSIVGFRNGWRGVVDGDVMPLTRQHIRNVLPVGGTLLGTARYHPKASDGSLDAVMQTLEAERIEALICIGGDGTLHAASKVAEAGVKIVAIPKTIDNDVWGTDRSIGFDTAVTIATEAIDRVHTTAESHNRVMIVEVMGRHAGWIAVTSAIAGGAEVVLTPEEPFDIDKVIRFLKHRHRAHASFSIVVVAEGAVPAEGTSMSYEAPVGKFGEIVAGAIGERVKAEIEQRTGFDTRVTVLGHVQRGGIPTPEDRILGSRFGVAAIDAITRGESGVMTALRGEDVVLTPLTEIAGKVKHVPASLIQVAQALA from the coding sequence GTGCGTGTCGGACTGCTCACCGGAGGCGGGGACGTCCCCGGTCTGAACGCGGCCATCCGGGCCGTCGTCAAGCGAGGCGAGGGCGAGCACGGGCACTCCATCGTCGGCTTCCGCAACGGCTGGCGTGGGGTCGTGGACGGCGACGTGATGCCGCTCACCCGCCAGCACATCCGCAACGTCCTCCCCGTGGGCGGGACGCTGCTCGGCACGGCCCGGTACCACCCCAAGGCGTCGGACGGCAGCCTTGACGCCGTGATGCAGACCCTCGAGGCCGAGCGCATCGAGGCCCTGATCTGCATCGGCGGCGACGGCACGCTGCACGCGGCGAGCAAGGTCGCCGAGGCCGGCGTGAAGATCGTCGCGATTCCCAAGACGATCGACAACGACGTCTGGGGCACGGACCGCTCGATCGGCTTCGACACGGCGGTGACCATCGCCACCGAGGCCATCGACCGCGTGCACACCACCGCGGAGAGCCACAACCGCGTCATGATCGTCGAGGTCATGGGGCGGCACGCCGGCTGGATCGCGGTCACGTCGGCGATCGCGGGCGGGGCCGAAGTCGTCCTGACGCCCGAGGAGCCCTTCGACATCGACAAGGTCATCCGGTTCCTCAAGCACCGCCACCGCGCGCACGCGAGCTTCTCGATCGTGGTCGTCGCCGAGGGCGCCGTGCCCGCCGAGGGCACGTCCATGTCGTACGAGGCGCCGGTGGGCAAGTTCGGCGAGATCGTCGCCGGCGCCATCGGCGAGCGGGTCAAGGCCGAGATCGAGCAGCGCACCGGGTTCGACACGCGCGTCACCGTGCTGGGCCACGTGCAGCGCGGTGGCATCCCCACACCGGAGGACCGCATCCTGGGGAGCCGGTTCGGCGTGGCGGCGATCGACGCGATCACCCGCGGCGAGTCCGGCGTGATGACGGCCCTGCGCGGGGAGGACGTCGTCCTCACGCCGCTGACCGAGATCGCCGGCAAGGTCAAGCACGTGCCCGCCTCGCTGATCCAGGTCGCCCAGGCGCTCGCCTGA
- the rpsA gene encoding 30S ribosomal protein S1, with amino-acid sequence MSISTAKPATPQVAINDIGSAEDFLAAIDATIKYFNDGDIVSGTIVKVDRDEVLLDIGYKTEGVIPSRELSIKHDVDPGEVVQVGDEVEALVLQKEDKEGRLILSKKRAQYERAWGTIEKIKEEDGVVTGTVIEVVKGGLILDIGLRGFLPASLVEMRRVRDLQPYVGKEIEAKIIELDKNRNNVVLSRRAWLEQTQSEVRSTFLQTLQKGQVRPGVVSSIVNFGAFVDLGGVDGLVHVSELSWKHIDHPSEVVEVGQEVTVEVLDVDFDRERVSLSLKATQEDPWQAFARTHAIGQVVPGKVTKLVPFGAFVRVEDGIEGLVHISELAVRHVEIPEQVVQVGDDVFVKVIDIDLERRRISLSLKQANEGLDPTSDDFDPALYGMAAEYDEQGNYKYPEGFDPATNEWLEGFEAQREVWEAQYAKAHERWEAHRKQVAEASKADAEAANNEGVVSSSSSSSSSSSASSYSSTPAEEATGTLASDEALAALREKLTGN; translated from the coding sequence ATGAGCATTTCCACCGCGAAGCCCGCCACGCCGCAGGTCGCGATCAACGACATCGGCTCGGCCGAGGACTTCCTCGCCGCCATCGACGCCACCATCAAGTACTTCAACGATGGTGACATCGTCTCGGGCACCATCGTCAAGGTCGACCGCGACGAGGTGCTGCTTGACATCGGTTACAAGACCGAGGGCGTCATCCCCTCCCGCGAGCTGTCCATCAAGCACGACGTGGACCCCGGAGAGGTCGTCCAGGTGGGCGACGAGGTCGAGGCCCTGGTCCTCCAGAAGGAGGACAAGGAAGGCCGTCTGATCCTGTCCAAGAAGCGTGCGCAGTACGAGCGCGCCTGGGGCACGATCGAGAAGATCAAGGAAGAGGACGGCGTCGTCACCGGCACCGTCATCGAGGTCGTCAAGGGCGGCCTCATCCTCGACATCGGCTTGCGCGGCTTCCTCCCCGCGTCGCTCGTGGAGATGCGTCGTGTCCGCGACCTCCAGCCCTACGTGGGCAAGGAGATCGAGGCCAAGATCATCGAGCTCGACAAGAACCGCAACAACGTCGTCCTCTCGCGCCGTGCCTGGCTCGAGCAGACGCAGTCCGAGGTGCGCTCGACCTTCCTGCAGACGCTGCAGAAGGGCCAGGTCCGCCCCGGTGTCGTCTCCTCGATCGTCAACTTCGGCGCGTTCGTGGACCTCGGCGGCGTCGACGGGCTCGTCCACGTCTCCGAGCTGTCCTGGAAGCACATCGACCACCCCTCCGAGGTCGTCGAGGTCGGTCAGGAGGTCACCGTCGAGGTCCTCGACGTCGACTTCGACCGCGAGCGTGTCTCCCTGTCGCTCAAGGCGACGCAGGAGGACCCGTGGCAGGCCTTCGCCCGGACGCACGCCATCGGCCAGGTCGTCCCCGGCAAGGTCACGAAGCTCGTCCCGTTCGGCGCGTTCGTGCGCGTCGAGGACGGCATCGAGGGCCTCGTGCACATCTCGGAGCTGGCCGTGCGCCACGTCGAGATCCCGGAGCAGGTCGTCCAGGTCGGCGACGACGTCTTCGTCAAGGTCATCGACATCGACCTCGAGCGTCGCCGTATCTCGCTCTCGCTGAAGCAGGCGAACGAGGGCCTCGACCCGACCAGCGACGACTTCGACCCCGCGCTGTACGGCATGGCGGCCGAGTACGACGAGCAGGGCAACTACAAGTACCCCGAGGGCTTCGACCCGGCCACGAACGAGTGGCTCGAGGGCTTCGAGGCTCAGCGCGAGGTGTGGGAGGCGCAGTACGCCAAGGCCCACGAGCGCTGGGAGGCCCACCGCAAGCAGGTCGCCGAGGCCAGCAAGGCCGACGCCGAGGCCGCGAACAACGAGGGCGTGGTGAGCAGCAGCAGCAGCAGCAGCTCCTCCTCGTCCGCCTCCTCGTACTCCTCGACCCCCGCGGAGGAGGCCACCGGCACCCTCGCGTCCGACGAGGCCCTCGCCGCGCTGCGCGAGAAGCTCACGGGCAACTGA